AcagtatatacttacttataaacacACACAGGGATCCTGGAACGTTGTTAGAGGTAGCTTCGtgaaatatgaattaattaagtaaaactgTTAGAAACGATACTAAATATACTTTACTGCACAAGGAAATATTAAATGCCTACACAATACAGAATAGAAAAAGATAATATCGCTGCCACCGGCTGGAGGTACGCGACGGCTGAGGGGGAGCGCGAGGGGAGTGCTAGCGCCGGGTTTACGCGGGCAGCGGGAGGGGCGCGGGATCGGCGGGCACGAGCGCTCGCCTGCGCCGCTGCGAGCGAGACGGCGCTTCTCATTTTACCACGGCGGTGACGCCGCATTTTGTTATTtcgtatttattgtaattaatgtaataCACAATTGTCAAATCAGTCTACGAGTTTTCCTGACCAGCTCCTGCTACACTAAGTTATCGATACATCAAGAACAAACCAATTTATctctcttttattattatatgtttatGCTCCATGTTGCCAACCCGTCGTAAGCGCTGTTTTCGTCGCTTATTTTTTGTCTCTTTCTATCTTAAAACGTCTAAAGTATTAGCTGTCTCACTTATACAAATACAGGTACAGCGGGCTTCACTCACTCTTTTGTTTCGGCTTGTAGAGTGCGCACGTGTGATTTATTGTgttccttattttatttgacgTTGGCTTGTTAACTGGTTTCTGGAATCTTACTAACACGAATACTTTGGCTTGGATTTacgaattttgatttgttttttgcGGACTGGATACATTTGAAactgtttatttgatttaccTACCACATTTGGgtaagtgttttttatttttataatatctacaaaGGACATTTAGTGAAAAAGTAAAGTAATTGTCCTCtgctaaatacatattttttcaggcTTCCGAAGTTCCAAAGGAAGCTTTATAGTTTTGCCTTGTCCGTCTGTTTGTCACAGCCAATTTTGATATACAAAAGTTTGAAGTGGAATTTTTCGTTAGTGACCTGAGTAGCAGGGAACTTGTTTACGTAAATTGTGCTCTTCCGCTACCCTACACCTTGTAGGTGATCCGACACGCACCTGACCGCTTTTTTCTAATATAATCTTGTGTTAAAAGCTAAGTCAATTACAATACAAGGTGGACTAAGTCCTCCCCCTCGCACACCCCTTCAAGTACCGCGTTTTCCCACAATAACCATTTTCATTGGCTATTGACTGctcttacctaaatattttcggACATGAGCTTGACAGTGTTCTATCTGATTGTCTTAATCGGCTAACAAAATGCATTTGAATTATGTATCTCATACTTACTGTGCAATTGTGCAACTGTGTGTGGAACAATTTTTCGTGAATTTTTCACACCGTTTTTATTTCGACTATTTATTGGAAAGATTTTAACTGTTTACTATTGTTTTAGGGCGATAAACAAGAAAAGCCAAAAATGCCAAATATCAAGGAAGAAACAGTACAAAAGTGGATATCCGAATATCCAGAGCTGTTATACGACCACGCTAGTCGTTCAATATATTGCTCGAAGTGCGAGAGCCATATAACGGCGAAAAAATGTAACATCAATAGACATGTCGAAGGAGCCGTGCACAAGGGAACGTTTAAACGGCCTCCGGAGGAATTTTATTCCGACCTGATCAAGTTTCTGGTTCTGTGCAATATTCCCTGGTCGCAGATGAAAAATCCAGCATTCAAGGAGTTTTTTCAGAAATATATCTGTACTGTTTGTTGTTGTACTTGTACTAGTCGTAAAGTACCCGATGAGTCGCTGTTACGAAAAGTATATTTAGATAAAGTTTttactaacaaaatcaaaacaatttatgaaaaaaatcaaactgAAAAATTGTGGATATCATTAGACGAGACAACAGATTTTTTAGGTAGAAATATTGtacattttttgataaaaccatTGCATGAGAATATCTCAAATCGGCCATATTTAATTGCCTGCAAGATGTTAGAGGTGGTTAATGGACAAACCATTGCCAACTTTGTAATACAGTGTCTTGAAAATCTATGGCAAAACTCGTTTGAAGAAAaagttgataatattttaatactatgtACTGATAGTGTAGCATATATGATATCTGCAGGGCAAAAATTGAAATGCTATTTACCACAATTAAAACATGTAACATGTTTTGCTCACGCACTTCATCGTGTTTCTGAGCAAATTCGAATGGAATATAATGATGTGGATATTTTGatatcaaatgtaaaaaaaatatttctaaaagcgCCAAGCCGTGTTcgcatttttaaaagaaaatacccTGACTTACCACTACCTCCACAACCAATTATTACAAGGTGGGGTACTTGGTTGGAGGCAGCATCATACTACGCAAAACATTTTGATGCAATAAAAGATGTTTTGTCTCATTTATGCAGCTCTGATGCAATAGCTATCCGAAACgcgaaaaacatattacaaaaagaaaacatacaaaacgAGTTACAATATATAgatgaatatttttcagttatacCGTTTGCTTTAAAAGAATTACAAAAGCACCACTTGACGCTAAgtgattcatttttaatattagatacAGTCAGAACTTGTATAAATGAGTGTGcatcagaaaatattaaaaataaaattgaaaaagttataGAAAGAAATCCGGATATAGATATATTACGAGAATGGAGTGAAAAAATTGTAAGAAATGAAACAGATgaccaaattttattgaaatgcaaATTTGCTCCAATGACCTCAACAGATGTCGAACGTTCATTTTCCATATATAAATGGATTATGGAtgtaaaaagaaatacattaaaaatggaTAATATAGAAAAACTGATGGTCATTTATTTCAATTCCGTAGATGGTGATGGGTTTTTCAGCGAAGAATTGGTAGACGATGAAACATCATCGTCTACCGGtttagaataatttaataaaaagattaaattaataaaaaaatagttaattattttcatCACGCGCAGTAGCGTGAAGTCTTTCATTTACGAGCATGTCAAGAGCTTCTAGGAATAGAAAGTGTATCGTAAAGTTTTGTTACTAATCGTTAAAGATTAACATAAGGAAACGGCTTCACGTCACTGCGAGTCGTGAAAATACCTACTCTCTATCAATGTTTTCAATACGACGGCGTTATTAATGCTGAAAATgtcataattacatttttacgaATGATATAGTACAAAGTTCtttatgcatatttttgtaatttatttgctaCTTACTACTTtagttaagtatatttatatatcgtTGTAGACAGACCAACCAGTAATGTCAactgttttgaaaattaaataatatatctaactCGATCatcgcattttatttatattccatgTCTCCTATTTACTATAGTAAACTAATAAAAGTGGATTAtccatttaaatataatgttcTAATTAAGCACTGACAAAAGAAAGtacttagttgttttttttttaatttcgataaTTCCCGgaatttttggaaatatttggCATATCTATGTTATGTCCGCATGtagcaaataacaaaaatacttctACTTATTCCTATAAAAACTACttgaacaatgtttttttaattccaagAATTCCCGGGATTCCGGGAAATATTTGGCATATCCATGTTATGTCCTCATGTCGCAAGTAGCCAAAATAGCTCTACCTATTCCGACCACTGGTCATTActcatttcggtgtaaagatcttgtcaacactaataaaataagcccaaacacgaggtagttaagatgtgccgtttaggagttccctcgatcctctgtcgtctccatcatcagatctgccctaaacctccatagtattgtagtctcatcagataaacacataaatataaagtttgtaccccatgctcgcctacaattttcaagagatgccctcgatttctcagggtttccaccatcagatcctgatctgatgacaatgggaccaaatgacaagcataccctttcaaataaaaaagaatttttgaaatcggtccaggcgtctttgagaaatcgagtaacaaacaaaaaaaatacagccgaattgagaacctcctccttttttttgaagtcggttgaaaaatgAAAGCAAGAGAAGAAGTTATGGAAAGTTCTCTACGCTcagtatataataaaacaaaaagccaAGCAGATAAACGTATACTAAAGAAGTCTGATGTGTGcattcatcatcattcattcattgtGCAATCACAACAGTCTcctattaagtacctatactgTTATAGCCATTGCTATTATATGCCTTAAACTTACTTACTAGCTATATAATGTGGTGTcaaaaaacattgttaatagggttatcatattatttaaaacaaattcaaagGTCTGCTCATCTTACATATTCTATTTCAGACATTGTGGAAATACGCCGGTATGCAGTCCCTGGAAGAACATTACAATAGAAAATCGCGAAATTATATCAACGCGAACAATAAGTATGTTTTGTCAGATTTTGTAATTTGCTTAgaaattactattattattaaaaaaatatttgcttaattGCTTCAGGTTCGCAATTATTGTTATGCGAGAAAATTAGAGAAACATTACCTCTTTCGTCTCTAACATGTAAAGCTTATGAAGAATCGTGTGCGCAAGCTTTGCCGTTGTCCTCACTTGTTACGCATGAATCTCATTAACCCTGTGGAGCTTCTAAATAGTGAACAGAGCTTTAAAATGGTACCGGGTGGGTCCTTCGCTTGCGCTTAGCTTATTAATTAATCCCCACAAAGAACAGCAGAACCACTACGTGAAGATGCAAAGATAAACAGCAAGTGTGTTGTGTGACATAAAGCAATGATGGGTCGAGatgctaataatataatagatgCATTGATGGATTTTCTTATTTCGGAAAGAGATTAACACTGTGGTGTGACAATTGCActggacaaaataaaaatttgtttttatttacaacgcTGGTAATGGTTGTTAATTCTGAGTGCATTAATATTGATACTATCACTCTGAGATTTCTTACTAAAGGCCATACCCATATGTCTGCTGACGGCGTACACGGAAATATAGAAAAGAGATGAGGCGTCGAGATGGAGTTTATGATTACGAGGACTACAAGTCTATTATAGCGAATTGTAGAAAGAACATAGACGTTATCGAAGTGCAAAAATCATACCAAGGGGTGAAAAAGAAACGAGTTCCACGGCGTAATACAAATGATGATTCAGCTCTTAGCACATTTTTGCTAAACCCAGTGGTTGAAGCTAAGTTCGTCAAAGGATCGCGAAATCTGTTCTAtaaaacagattttgatgaGTCTTACCAAGAACTGAACTTCTTGATGCAGAAATTTAATGTCAACACTATTCCTCCACTTTCAAATACTATCCCCCGAGGGGTGAAATCATCGAAGAAAGAGGGTATTGTTACAAAATTGGTCCCCCTAATGCCATTGAACAGAAGAGAGTTTTGGCTGAATTTACCCACGAGTGATAACTACATTGATTTGCAAACTGATGGACAAATCGTTACCAATAACAACGAATAGTTCATTAACAATAAGAACTATGTTATGATTTTAAGCAGCCGTAATATCTGTATCCGTTTAAAACATGAAGCAAAAACAGATCAAAGCGTTGATTATTCAACAAAAAGGCAAAATATGACTAAACTCATATTATTTAAGGGTaactaaacaaaattaatatattttgttttgtttaaaaaaatgtctattATTTACGAAATAAACCCCGTAGGCAAAATACCTACGTTATCCATTCTATAGTACTCCTGTCATAGCCTATAGGGAAGACATTTTGTTGCACTTTGTTGAAGAAGACGCGTAAGTGCCGTGTTATACATGGCTCTTAAGACCTTTTTTGCCGAGAATAAATACACTTCCGCAGCAAATCTAGCGCTGTGGTAAATTCGTTACGGTTTAGAcgaattgttattattttaacgcTGCAGCGAACTAGAGATTCAAATTACGAAGAATAGGACAGTTCAGTTATTTGACGTAGCTTCTCTAGTACGTTAGTACTTATATCTCGATAGTTTTAATGATGGATCCCAAGTTTGTCTTTGAAAATGTAAGAATTTGCCACTCACATTTTAACCCGAAATTTTTTACTGCAAGCAAAAGGCTTAGCAGAAATGCAGTTCCATCAGTGCTTTTATTTTTCGACGAGCTATTTGACTCAGTCAACGGGAACTATGACAATTCGAAAAAAAGGGCAAGAACATCGTTACCTGGCCCAGAAACTCCATATTCAACCCACAAATGTGTGGAGCGAAAAATCTATTGGGATTAACCGagccaaaaaagaaaaatagagTGACTTCTTTGCCTGCAGAAATAGATTCCGATTCTAGTCAAGATGAAGTTGTGATGACGAGTGAATAGTAATAGTGAAGACATTGAAATGCCCCGTCGGAATCAGAAGAAGAGGTTTCTAACCTTCGGTCATCGTTCATAAATTCATTCTCGTTGGATTTTTAGTCGATGGTCGGCATCGGTGTCGTGTAGCCCCCGTTTTTTCTTTTCTTGATtcttgtttttgtaaaattgttattttgcaGTAATTATATAGAGTTAACTCAGGTGAAAttgttttagtttataatttgaTTGTCATTAAATAATTGAAGAAGTACTTAGTTGTGCGTTaccttctttaaaaaaactgccCTCACTTCTGGTTTCTAAGAACAGTTTATATTGGGATTTAGTCAGTTTAAATTTGCACCCCATGTATCAAAGTGCCCCACTGGTGGGGCAGAATGatacaaaaaagatttttttatctctATAACTAGCCAGTTTTTTGCGGTTTTTGGGTAGCCAAAATATAAGCTGACATATCAGCCAATGCACacatcaaaacaaatatttaaatataacgtTTTATGGTCCTCAGAAAAGAGATTGAAGTTTTTTGTATCAAAGTGCCCCTACCCTAGTGCCTAGTGCTTAATAGtagcctagtgggcaaagaaccaacctctcgagtatgagggcgcgggttcgattccaggtcaggcaagtaccaatgcaacttttctaagtttgtatgtactttctaagtattgtaaacaccaataactgtgtttcggatggcacgttaaactgtaggtcacggctgtcattgaacatccttggcagtcgtcgggtagtcagaagccagtaagtctgacaccagtctaaccaaggggtatccggttgcccgggtaactgggttaaggaggtcagataggcagtcgcttcttgtaaagcactggtactcagctgaatccggttagactggaagccgagcccaacatatgtagtagttggggaaaaggctcggaggatgatgaaagtGCCCCTTCCCCTACTATTAAACGTGTGTTAAAAATCGTGACATCTATTTGCCCAGTGATTATAACCGTATTTCTGAGGAAGTAAGAAAACGAAATCCGTATGAGGTTTTCGTGCCAACTTTTGATTTCTTTCGTGATTGTGGATACAATTCCCTGTTAAAGCATACATCAATACGCCCTGGTCGAAGTGTTGGAGATCCTGTGGTTATTCAACTCAAAGCTATAAAATACACCAGTAAGGGCTTATCTTATAAACTGCAATTCGATGAAGAATACCGTCTGTTACCACAAAGACCAAAAAATATAGACCTTGCTCACGCTGAATTTCCAAAATTACATTCTGCTCCTTTGTCATTTACTGAGAGGAAGTTTAAAGATTTACAAGAGATTAAAAATGTGCTCCCCAGGGATTGTTGGCCATATTACGAGTCTCTACCCCCATCGTAATAAAAAAAGTCACTTAAATTAGATTGAATTGAATTGTGTTCatattctttaatttttataaaattactttaaaaaatattgttttatttctatgagTAACACATTATCTTGTATCTATGTTACCGCAAATGTATGAAGTCTAGGAATTGTATACAGCTCCTAggaaatgtataaaatactctttcaataattattttatacatacatttcaTGGGAAATGTATACATTTCCTAGGCATTGTACAAAATTCCACTGGGGTATGGCCCACGGAAAACATACCAACATGCAGAGTTCTCAAGTCTTGCACACCATTACTTACTGCAATTTCAGTATTACAAAACATCACAATCAATATAAACATCGCACTCATTACATAATTCTTGCGTATTGCGTAATACTTGGGATAGGCGCCGCCATGCATTATGTTGGTTTATTGCATGACATTTTGACGTTGACACACACATATTTGACATGGAATAATGAGGGGGCGTGTGAAATGCAACATagccaataaaaaaactattaatgTCTATGGTGTCTGTGGTATTTTTGTCTATTGCGGATTGAGGTTATGAACAAGCCAGGTTGTATTTCTTTTTCTCCaccgagtataaataaaaaataattactactgCGCAATTGTTTCACTCTGCAGCCCTTAACTTATCACAAACCAGACATAATACAACGCTAATACAACTGAATACACTCCAAGGAAAAGAGTTGAAGAATTTATTAGTCATACAAAAAATTCCTCATATTGAAACACCAAATAAAGAAGTTATTAAACAGAAATTACTAGAACTAGAACATAATGTTTTAACAGAAGCACTTAATTTAGAAATGAAAAGTTCAAATCAAGCGGAAAAAAGAACatcaaaaagattttaaaaaataatttggtggAGAAATATGGTCAAAAGTCAAAATTAACGctgtcttttatatttataaaggcaatttaaaaaaatacaccagGTCTCAAATCCGTAAGTCTattcggttacaaaataaaatagagcaTTTTTGAACAGAGACGACGTAACGTGTGCGACAGCCGGTAACAAGGGGTATAGAACATACAGAAAAGTAACTCGCCAAATAAGATATCAACTAAACTGAAAAATCTCCACCAAAAGTATACGGCTGAGATAGGTAAAAATAGTTTCAAAAAATACAGACCGTTTTACGTTTTACCTCCCAAAATAAGGAACTGTGAAACATGTGTCTGTGTGAAGCACTCAAATATGCAATTTTTGGTGGATACATTAAAATCACAGGGATTTCTCCAGGAGAAAGAAAGCTTAAATGACATCACTTCAGACTTTGTTTGTGATTTTAAGTCTAAAGAATGTATGTTTGGAGAATGCGATATTTGCGCAGATAAAAAAAATCAGCTTGTGATGATCAGGAAGAAATTGAAGTTAAATGGTTTGAGTGGTCTATGAAAGAGCATCCATATGGCCAGGgtgataaaatgaaaaacataaaaagaatgATGAAAACTGCTAAAGTGGGCACACTGAAAGATTTACTAAACAAAAcagaattacaaaattaaaatttaaaattaccaaaattaAACTACATTACATTCAATTCAATATATATAGTTGCTGTATCAACCAGGgtctctttttttttgttttaccctCATCATTAACATTAAGTCATATGATAACCAGAGCAGCTCTCAAGCCAGGGCTGAATGATAAGATAACTTGTTTGAACAGCTAAGAGGTAAAGTGGAGAAAATGAAGAAATATGACAAGGAATGCATATTACTTTTTGATTAAGTAGTACTTGCACCACACTTTGGATTACAGTTAAAGAAGAGACTGTATAACTGGATTTATTGATGATGGCAAAAACAGGATGAGAAACATAGCTGACCATGCATTGGTTTTTATGATTAGGGAATCAGTAGaaattatatacattttgtGCCTCTACAACATCAGCTATGGAATTAGTCAGTCagattaaaacaattattagaAAACTGAAGTCTATAGGCTTAAAAGTATTGGCAACAGTTTGTAACCAAGGCACAACCAATGTAAGTGCCATAAACTGGCTAATAAATGAGACTAAAATGAGCTATGCAAGAAATAGTAAAGAAttctaaaacaacattttttaaacagATGGTGATGAAGTAGTGCCCTTATACGATCGCTCTCACATTCCTTTTATGAGAAAAGGaataagaaataatttactgcaagcaaaggacaatgggcgctTTGGCTATGGGCATGGGATTAAGTACCCGCTCCatcagtaacgtatgatatatcattagaaaggtatttacgtgaagaataataaaaactatggggcttgcctcaattagctgtccgatccgagtaacgatcaaaattgaatcgacatagaaacaagtatgtcatccatatatgcaaattcattaaaaatgtaCGAATGTAATGTACTTGTAAAAATgtatcaattgtttttgtttgtcgtATTTAATTTAGAATAACAAGAGCTATCTAATggtgtatttattttctttttatgaagCCTATTTTCGAAGTTATAATGTGCCAAGAACGTAATACGTAGTAGTATTTCGAAGAATAGCGATTCATGAATAGATAGATCGATGTACACGGGCCCCACCCCGCGCTACCGCTGCCCGCGCGCTGGTTACTTCGTCATTCGCGGTCGTGTTGGCGGGAGGTGTGTATGTGTTTGCTTGTGCATGAGTGGcggtgtttatttgtttttctaattGCATTTACATATTCCTTTGATATTTGAGTTTATTATTCAATATGAAACGTTCgaagaaaatattgtctttAATTTTGCCGGATAAAAGTATAGATAATACAAGTTCTAGTCAACAGCTACAACGAAACTTGATCCAAAAAGATAATGgtaagtgtttatttttattaattgggTAATGAAATTATGATTGTTTACtgtttgttaataaaaatatccttaAAGAAGGTTAAACCGCAAAATTTTGTGTCCTCCGAACAAAAAAGATACATATGCACGTgaaaaagtttactttaaaaactGTTGAGATATGgtatacatttaatatttttattttacaggcaacatctctctctctctctctctgtcACCGGGCTTGCACAAAGTAGGttctataaaaatgtttttgtaattcttataataaataaaaaggtaaagTTAAAccttaaataatgtttattcattttaaatcattttcttaATATGGCAGCAGAGcgtcattaataaaaaatacaaaaagattACAAAAGTTTTGTCAGATTAAGAAAAGTTCCGTATTACATGAAGTGTGAAACCAAATCAAAATGGAGCGTGCCTCTAATCAAATAATGATACCGATATTCGATGGTAAAGAATACGCCAATTGGAAGATCAGATTAACGAAGTATTTACAGTATAAAAAGTGCGAAGAGGTTATAATGCGAAAAATCCAAAGTACAGATGCCCAAGACAAATGAGTTGAAAAGGATTTGCAAGCCACGAATTATATCTTTGGGgccattacaaataaacaattagAATTCATTTCTGAATGTGAAACGGCATACGATAACATATTGCAAATCATTGTTGTTCAGGCAACTCGtctgtggaatgcactgccGGTGACTATCAGACGCGCACAGTCTCTTGCTGTTTTCAAGAGTATGGTGAAGAATCATTAAGTACCTGGCTCTGTAATGCTGCTTCTCCTATTTTTGTCttgtattactttctttatatatgtgtatgtattgtttatttgatttctttggcataaataataaaataatattttttgtacgctatatttattgaataataaatttataagatAGATATCTTTGTAAACGCTTTTGTTTGATAGTGTCTCCACAAACGTGCGCGATTCTGTCTTAGAAAAATTTGTCATGTCTTGTCAAGTTgtgctcttaaaaataaaacaaatattatagaaatctaacgacttttaattaaaatattgccgaatcccaataggttatgggcccaggcacATAACTaggcatatattttaattattagttcGTTAAGAGCAAGGATTATTTCCGATATAAAAGTGACCGTAAAATGGAGGTTTCAAACGGAATGAAAATCGAGAAGTTTGATGGAAGAAATTTCAAACAATGGAAATTTCAAGTGAAATGCGCATTAAGAGCGAAGGGATTAAATATAGAGAAGGCAAGACCTTTAGAAGCCGGTTCGCAAGTGCAGTGGGATAAAGATGATGGTATGGCCATGTTTATCTTAACCTCTTCGATGGATTTAAACCAGATATCGTTAATAGAAAACTGCGAAACCG
The Helicoverpa zea isolate HzStark_Cry1AcR chromosome 13, ilHelZeax1.1, whole genome shotgun sequence DNA segment above includes these coding regions:
- the LOC124635764 gene encoding uncharacterized protein LOC124635764, whose protein sequence is MPNIKEETVQKWISEYPELLYDHASRSIYCSKCESHITAKKCNINRHVEGAVHKGTFKRPPEEFYSDLIKFLVLCNIPWSQMKNPAFKEFFQKYICTVCCCTCTSRKVPDESLLRKVYLDKVFTNKIKTIYEKNQTEKLWISLDETTDFLGRNIVHFLIKPLHENISNRPYLIACKMLEVVNGQTIANFVIQCLENLWQNSFEEKVDNILILCTDSVAYMISAGQKLKCYLPQLKHVTCFAHALHRVSEQIRMEYNDVDILISNVKKIFLKAPSRVRIFKRKYPDLPLPPQPIITRWGTWLEAASYYAKHFDAIKDVLSHLCSSDAIAIRNAKNILQKENIQNELQYIDEYFSVIPFALKELQKHHLTLSDSFLILDTVRTCINECASENIKNKIEKVIERNPDIDILREWSEKIVRNETDDQILLKCKFAPMTSTDVERSFSIYKWIMDVKRNTLKMDNIEKLMVIYFNSVDGDGFFSEELVDDETSSSTGLE